A genomic stretch from Glaciecola nitratireducens FR1064 includes:
- a CDS encoding F0F1 ATP synthase subunit A has translation MDLSPDMIVYWQFGFLKLNATIVFTWGLMLLLTISSLLITRKLSKELARSRWQNFLEIIVTGIEQQIKDVGLHEANKYLGFLGTLFLFLVAASVCTIIPGYEPPTASLSTTMALALTVFIAVPIFGIAERGLGKYLNSYMQPTVLMLPFNVISELSRTLALAVRLFGNMMSGAMIIGILLTITPFIFPIVMTALGLLTGMVQAYIFSILAAVYIAAATRSRLAEELKT, from the coding sequence ATGGATCTTAGTCCTGACATGATCGTTTATTGGCAGTTCGGATTTCTCAAATTGAACGCCACAATTGTTTTCACTTGGGGCTTAATGCTTCTATTGACGATTAGCTCCCTGCTCATCACCCGGAAACTTTCCAAGGAATTAGCGCGTTCACGTTGGCAGAATTTTCTAGAAATTATTGTCACGGGTATCGAACAACAAATAAAAGATGTTGGTTTGCATGAGGCTAATAAATATTTAGGTTTTTTAGGGACTTTATTTTTGTTTCTAGTGGCAGCCAGCGTTTGTACTATTATTCCTGGCTATGAGCCCCCTACAGCGTCCTTGTCGACAACAATGGCCCTAGCCTTAACCGTGTTTATTGCGGTACCGATTTTTGGTATCGCTGAGCGCGGACTCGGCAAATACCTTAATTCCTATATGCAACCCACGGTGCTGATGCTGCCCTTTAACGTTATTAGTGAACTGTCGCGCACCTTAGCTCTGGCTGTGCGTTTATTTGGCAATATGATGAGTGGCGCAATGATTATCGGTATTTTGTTAACCATCACACCATTTATTTTCCCAATAGTCATGACGGCACTCGGGCTGCTGACCGGTATGGTACAAGCATATATCTTTAGTATTTTGGCTGCGGTCTATATTGCAGCTGCCACTCGTTCGCGCTTAGCCGAGGAGCTAAAGACATAG
- a CDS encoding H+-transporting two-sector ATPase subunit B/B', protein MLIDWFTVAAQAINFFLLVWLLKRYLYKPILHAIDAREQRIKAQLADGAAQQEKAESEREKFHSKNEKFEQERAKLMHKAIAEADNEHQRLVEKARQDAQAERLKYEQNLALDAHKLKHTLSSKAAQEVLAITRKTLKDLASANLEEQVVAVFIKTLNELTAPVKAGITQALKATSGTEPALVRSAFDVPQKLRIKIQEAIKTMFHADMDLQFETKQDLICGIELIASGQKLAWSIDDYLLTLEKNIDTLLEADKQSPRESDEARKI, encoded by the coding sequence ATGTTAATTGATTGGTTTACGGTTGCAGCTCAAGCAATTAATTTTTTCTTATTGGTATGGCTGCTAAAGCGATATTTATATAAACCCATATTACATGCTATTGATGCTCGTGAGCAACGCATTAAGGCGCAGCTTGCTGATGGCGCCGCGCAACAAGAAAAGGCAGAAAGCGAGCGTGAAAAATTTCACAGTAAAAATGAAAAATTTGAACAAGAGCGCGCCAAACTGATGCACAAAGCGATAGCTGAGGCTGATAACGAGCATCAGCGTTTAGTTGAAAAAGCGAGACAAGATGCGCAAGCTGAGCGACTTAAATATGAGCAGAACTTAGCGTTAGATGCACACAAGCTGAAACACACACTGAGTTCAAAAGCCGCACAAGAAGTTTTGGCTATCACTCGAAAAACATTGAAGGACTTAGCCAGCGCAAATTTAGAAGAGCAAGTGGTCGCAGTTTTTATAAAAACGCTGAATGAATTAACAGCACCAGTGAAAGCTGGCATAACACAGGCATTAAAAGCAACATCAGGAACTGAGCCTGCGCTTGTTCGAAGCGCATTTGATGTGCCGCAGAAGCTGCGAATAAAAATCCAAGAAGCAATTAAGACAATGTTTCATGCTGACATGGATCTGCAGTTCGAAACTAAACAGGACTTAATCTGTGGGATTGAACTGATTGCCAGTGGTCAAAAGCTAGCGTGGAGTATCGACGATTATTTGTTAACACTTGAGAAAAATATCGATACTTTGTTAGAGGCAGAC
- a CDS encoding ATP synthase subunit I: MSELYQTITALLVIWCIGVGLGVFFFGGLWWTVRKGLFSAHPALWMLSSLLLRMGLTVGGFYLVLSSDLVGAAWQRLLLCLLGFLTARLLITQGTRSIEAKSSVSSKGVQDGS, encoded by the coding sequence ATGAGCGAACTGTATCAAACAATAACAGCTTTGTTGGTCATATGGTGTATTGGTGTTGGATTAGGTGTTTTTTTCTTTGGTGGCTTATGGTGGACGGTTCGCAAAGGCTTATTTTCTGCTCACCCTGCATTATGGATGTTAAGCAGTTTGCTACTGCGCATGGGACTAACCGTAGGCGGCTTTTACTTGGTCCTTTCAAGTGACTTAGTTGGCGCAGCATGGCAGCGTTTACTCTTGTGTTTGCTTGGTTTTCTGACTGCACGCTTGTTGATTACTCAGGGTACTCGTTCGATTGAAGCAAAATCGTCGGTCTCAAGTAAGGGGGTCCAAGATGGATCTTAG
- a CDS encoding F0F1 ATP synthase subunit C, producing the protein MDSMTMIAVASIVISGITICFGSLGPALGEGRAVATALSALAQQPDASATITRTLFVGLAMIESTAIYCFVVSMILIFANPFWNHAIAQSAGN; encoded by the coding sequence ATGGACAGCATGACAATGATAGCGGTGGCTTCAATCGTTATATCAGGCATTACTATTTGTTTTGGTTCCCTTGGTCCGGCATTGGGTGAGGGACGCGCGGTAGCAACCGCATTGAGCGCGTTAGCACAGCAGCCTGATGCATCGGCTACCATTACACGAACATTGTTCGTGGGTTTAGCGATGATTGAATCTACGGCCATTTACTGTTTCGTAGTGTCGATGATCCTGATTTTTGCGAATCCTTTCTGGAATCATGCGATTGCGCAAAGCGCAGGAAACTAA
- a CDS encoding F0F1 ATP synthase subunit epsilon, which yields MPEVYMHLKLLLPHHILLDRQDVTHIEVETYEGAYGFLPHRLDCVAPLPPGILAFTTEKKDEVFVALDEGVLVKTGADVLVSVRNAMMDADLEKLRDVVEKEFLAMDEQALQVRRVMAKLESSFLHRFAKINKP from the coding sequence ATGCCTGAAGTGTACATGCACCTTAAGCTGCTTTTGCCTCATCATATCTTGCTAGACAGACAAGATGTTACTCACATCGAGGTCGAAACATATGAAGGAGCGTATGGCTTTTTACCACATAGACTTGACTGCGTGGCACCCTTGCCACCTGGTATTTTGGCTTTTACAACAGAAAAAAAAGATGAAGTATTTGTAGCACTAGATGAGGGCGTGTTAGTTAAAACAGGTGCCGATGTGCTGGTGTCGGTGCGTAATGCCATGATGGATGCTGATCTAGAAAAACTGCGCGACGTGGTAGAAAAAGAATTTTTGGCAATGGATGAGCAAGCGCTGCAAGTGCGCAGAGTCATGGCGAAATTGGAAAGCAGCTTTTTGCATCGATTCGCCAAGATAAACAAGCCTTAA
- a CDS encoding universal stress protein, with the protein MSNYRKILIAIDFHTEYENVIHRALKIAESKDDLNLLFVTLPSVYVQPYLYGMSTKELSDADNMKKAMKRLQQIAKKFGIPAQNVHVKLGDIAEQIKKFANEEHADLIVIGTHGRSGIKLLLGSTANAVLHGVKQDVLAVRMHDNI; encoded by the coding sequence ATGAGTAACTATAGAAAAATACTAATCGCTATCGATTTCCATACAGAATATGAAAACGTGATCCACCGCGCATTAAAAATAGCGGAATCGAAGGACGATTTGAATTTGCTTTTTGTTACGCTTCCATCTGTTTATGTTCAGCCTTACTTATATGGCATGAGTACGAAAGAACTGAGTGATGCAGACAATATGAAAAAAGCGATGAAGCGGCTTCAGCAGATTGCCAAAAAATTTGGTATTCCTGCGCAAAATGTCCACGTTAAATTGGGTGATATTGCAGAGCAAATTAAGAAGTTTGCAAATGAAGAACACGCTGATTTAATTGTTATTGGTACGCATGGACGCAGCGGTATCAAACTCCTGCTTGGTTCAACCGCAAATGCAGTTTTACATGGGGTTAAGCAGGACGTGCTAGCAGTGCGCATGCATGACAATATTTAA
- the atpD gene encoding F0F1 ATP synthase subunit beta, with protein MSSQNMTLTTVKASDSQLNNGVVVAIRGSVVDVRFETQLPTIHSMLTMGNGQKIVIEVLEQRDSKHVRGIALTSTQGLSRGTTVQFSCQPLLAPVGRGILSRMFDVFGNTIDREGELTNVKWRSVYGLPPTLAQRSTNSEIFETGIKIIDVLVPLERGGKAGLFGGAGVGKTVLLTEMIHNMIGKHKGVSIFCGIGERCREGEELYREMKEADVLPNMVMLFGQMNEPPGSRFRIGQVALTMAEYFRDDEQRDVLLLIDNIFRFIQAGSEVSGLMGQMPSRLGYQPTMGTELAGLEERIANTDKAAITSIQAVYVPADDFTDPAAVHTFSHLSASIVLSRKRASEGLFPAIDPLQSNSKMATPSVVGERHYELAQKVRKTLAQYAELKDIIAMLGLEQLSVEDRAVVGRARRLERFFTQPFYTTERFTGKEGKLVSLADALDGCERILNDEFKDYSESSLYMIGTIAEAKKKVEASSNKASADA; from the coding sequence ATGAGCTCTCAAAATATGACTTTAACGACGGTAAAGGCGAGTGATAGCCAACTCAATAATGGTGTGGTCGTGGCAATACGCGGCAGCGTCGTTGATGTCAGGTTTGAAACTCAACTGCCGACTATTCACTCTATGCTCACTATGGGTAACGGTCAGAAGATCGTTATTGAAGTATTAGAGCAACGAGATTCAAAGCATGTGCGTGGTATAGCACTTACATCAACTCAAGGGCTGTCACGCGGAACAACCGTGCAATTTAGTTGCCAACCACTACTGGCCCCTGTTGGCAGAGGTATCCTGTCACGTATGTTTGATGTGTTTGGTAACACTATTGACCGCGAGGGTGAGTTAACTAACGTAAAATGGCGTTCAGTTTATGGTCTGCCACCGACATTGGCCCAACGCTCAACAAACTCAGAAATATTTGAAACCGGCATTAAAATTATTGATGTGCTGGTACCGCTTGAACGCGGCGGAAAAGCCGGGTTGTTCGGTGGAGCCGGGGTGGGGAAAACTGTGCTGTTAACGGAAATGATCCACAACATGATTGGTAAGCACAAAGGCGTGAGTATTTTTTGCGGTATCGGTGAGCGTTGTCGTGAAGGAGAAGAGCTTTATAGGGAAATGAAAGAAGCTGATGTTCTGCCCAATATGGTGATGCTATTTGGCCAAATGAACGAACCCCCAGGCAGTCGTTTTCGAATTGGGCAGGTAGCGCTGACCATGGCAGAATATTTTCGAGATGATGAACAGCGTGATGTACTGCTGCTCATTGACAATATTTTTCGTTTTATTCAAGCAGGTTCGGAAGTTTCTGGATTGATGGGACAAATGCCGTCTCGACTTGGCTATCAACCTACCATGGGCACTGAGTTAGCGGGGCTAGAAGAAAGGATTGCTAACACTGACAAAGCGGCTATTACCTCAATTCAAGCCGTGTATGTGCCCGCAGATGATTTTACTGATCCAGCCGCGGTACATACCTTTTCGCACCTTTCCGCGTCAATTGTACTGTCGCGTAAACGAGCTAGTGAGGGGCTCTTTCCGGCCATCGATCCTTTGCAGTCGAACTCAAAAATGGCGACGCCCAGTGTTGTTGGCGAACGTCACTATGAATTAGCTCAGAAAGTCCGTAAAACGCTAGCGCAATACGCTGAACTTAAAGACATTATTGCTATGCTGGGGCTTGAGCAACTCTCCGTTGAGGACCGCGCAGTGGTGGGTCGAGCGCGCCGTTTGGAGCGATTTTTTACACAACCTTTTTATACGACCGAGCGATTTACCGGTAAAGAAGGGAAATTAGTTAGCCTCGCTGATGCACTCGACGGTTGTGAGCGGATACTAAACGATGAGTTTAAAGATTATTCAGAGAGCTCTCTTTATATGATAGGCACCATTGCTGAAGCCAAAAAAAAGGTCGAAGCATCATCAAACAAAGCGTCAGCTGATGCCTGA
- a CDS encoding AtpZ/AtpI family protein, which produces MTEEKQQEPKNTPRTMTTEVGVKAARKLHARRQPEQKVWLGLGMMGLIGWSVAVPTLLGAGLGIYIDTYHPSERSWTLALLVAGLAMGCFNAWHWVSKEERAIHAPENEVSNSNATSSDKSTTEQTSAEEHEQDSVNKEASQEKKTTKK; this is translated from the coding sequence ATGACGGAAGAAAAACAACAAGAACCGAAGAATACGCCACGGACGATGACTACAGAAGTGGGTGTAAAAGCAGCGCGAAAGCTGCATGCACGGCGCCAACCAGAGCAAAAGGTTTGGCTCGGTTTAGGGATGATGGGTTTAATTGGCTGGTCGGTTGCCGTACCGACACTATTGGGCGCTGGTTTAGGCATCTACATTGATACATACCATCCGAGTGAAAGATCGTGGACTTTGGCCCTTTTGGTCGCTGGACTGGCAATGGGTTGCTTCAATGCATGGCATTGGGTCTCAAAAGAAGAGAGGGCGATCCATGCTCCTGAAAATGAAGTTAGCAATAGCAATGCGACCAGTTCTGATAAAAGCACTACAGAGCAAACCAGCGCTGAAGAACATGAGCAGGACTCAGTGAATAAAGAAGCCAGTCAAGAGAAGAAAACAACGAAAAAGTAG